In Episyrphus balteatus chromosome 4, idEpiBalt1.1, whole genome shotgun sequence, the sequence ATTACTGGAGTACCaagtgaatttttgattttctgtaTGAATTTGTCATCATAATAATACGGTTCGTAGGAtgatttaagaagaaaaacgctttcaaatttttcatttttgttgatgttttcgATGAAATCAATAAACTTTGTGTTGAAATTTGCATCTACTTTCAAAAATTCAGCAATAAATACAACTGCCacatcaaaaacaacaaaacttgTTCTACGAAAATTCATGACTGACAATTTATTTGAATCACTAAAATGCttgtataaatttaattgattgCTATAGGAGTTGACTCcatgatttttttcaatctcTAGGTTATTTCCTACAAATTTAATAGTTGTTTGAGTTTTAGATTCAATCGCAAACCTCTGATATCGAACTTCTTCGGTACATTGTACACATACtgaatttctaataattttttaattcaaagaaaaatttaactCTCTTAATTAAATATTCAGCGGTAAAATCTTTAAGATGGGGGTATTTTAACGAAATATAATTCTGCAGCAATTACTttacaaaattgatttcttaaaattttatttatagcaTATAATTCACAGTCATTAAgaacattaagtttttaaacATCATAAAAccattgttgcattttatcttTCTCTCATTCTTCCTTTTTCCCTTTTTAAGATTGCATCCatcaattaattatttctttcaaCATGCAATTGTTGCTGTTAACCTAAGTGGTGCTGCTGTCCTATCCTCTTATTCTTTGTCCTAACCTTAAACCTTTAATTTGCATGACCgtgttgaacttttttttcttcttctacgcTTTTCCGTCAAACTAATTACATGGTAAAGTGGATGTAGCAGGACAGAAGTCAGAGCAGAGAAGAAGAGAGTAAGTGTGGAAGTGAAAAGAAAAATCGCGAATAGAAAGGAAAAACTTGTAGTTAATCCATCGTCATTGTCGCTGTGTCGTCCTCGTCATTTGCAagcaaacatataaaaaaaaaataaaacaaaaggacATTCCTGTCGTCATTTTCTCATGAACTTAGTGAACTTACTTCAAGTATGCCCTTGTCCTTGTTATCATCTCTCGCGAGACACAATGGACACcaaaacaaaagaagaaaaaaaaaacctaatccTGCAAGGGGGAGATGGAAAAGTATCTaccttttggtttttttgttcgTCTTGTCACTCTCTCTAGGTGTACCTACTTTTCCACACCTTTTACGAGCATATAACCAGCAGCAGAATTTGTTGTTAAATCTTTAGTCCTCTCTCGTGAATCTCTTCTTtagcagaagaaaaaaaaaaaggaaacaaaatgcaaaaatcCTTTTTGATTCCACTTTTGCTGTATTGTCATCACCGTCAAGTCCAGGAAAAGCTTTGCCAACTTGAGTTGGAGGATTTGGAGAGAGCTCTTTTCAgcgtattcttttttttttcatttgtgttGTGTCCTTTCCTTTATGTCGTCCCTTGGTCCTGCATCCTTTTTTTAAgggaaaattacttttttaagttATCTCTTTTCACCTTTTTTAatctttggttatttttttctgtattgCCCTTACTCTATGACCATGATCCCCTCTTGTCTGAGGTTCATTCTTCATATAGCCAGGTCCGGATCAAGTTGAGCTCCCAAAGAACTTTcttcatctttaaaaaaatacggcATTTTAATACTTCGTTGAGGTATCATTTGCCCCCAAACTAATTTTCTGGACCCGCGCCTGCCAACattctttttcataaaaagtgtGACTAAGAAGGAGTTGAGGGATAGGTAAACTTAAAAAATGGTGTACCTACCCGTGAATGCAGTTGCCCACTATTGAGATGGAAAATGTCATCACACGTAATAACACGTTGCGACTGCTGAACACAGAGGGCTTTTTTATAAACTGGGCGGCACATGGCACGCGATAAAGGTTCCACAGGTACCCCGAAGCTGGAAATGAGGAAAGGACGAAAAGGACGATTCCATTGGATGCTTTGAAATTTGATTACCTTTTGAGCGTATACCAGAAAAAACGATGGAGCGGGGAATGGGGAGTAAGAGGGAATACTTGCTAAGTAACCACTTTGTAAGTAAATGTGGTTACAGTTCATGAGTAGGTACCTCTACGCGATGCTTAAGAATGAACACAGGAAAATGTGTCCTGCTGCTGGGTAAAGcgcataaaattaatcggaatACTTTTcagtttctttcttttttttttattctgttcgtttaatttttttcatttgtttgtttgtttatttattgcgCTCCACGGAACAGACAGGACAAAAAAGGTCCTTTTGGTTTGagtaaatggaattattttattttttttaatttttttatttagttgtgGGCAACTTAAATTCAACATCAGGATACCAAGTATACCTCACTTGGCAATGTTTGTATGTTTATTGCTGCTTTGCTCGACATTGTATATGGTTTAcctattttatgttattttagcTCGTCGTTTCGAAAGTTATTTgagagtttgtttttttctttaaatgaagAGATTTAACTAGATTACTTAACTGTAATATGTAATAAGGTggaaaaactcaaaaacctGTGAATAATGAGTTTTTCTTTAAgtagctttgttttttttttttctatacaatttTTGTGGAGGATTTCATATATTATAATGATATTGGAATGACAATGGAAgaataataaatttgaaaataaaggaCTTCCTGGGAGATATTTAATGGGAATTGTCTTTTTTGTATTCAACagtaaaatgaaaattgaagtTTCGAACTGTTGACAACTTTCACAAAAACGTCAAAACATTCATTAAATGGtgaattgaacaaaaactattttccaTAGCCCTTTTTAGTTCATATCTTCAGTAAATTAACAATTTACAGAACAATATTTAATACCTTCCACAAATACTTTAACAGATTTACTAAAATTTTCATGAATATTCAATGCATTCCACAGTAGgtaattttaaataagttttagtttcaattttttttttctaaaaagtgAATACATTCCACAGTCATTATTGCATTGGCTTACACTTAACTTATATTATGAAGAATACTGAATACGTTCCACACAAATATTTGTAAATAACAATTTAGAAATAActcttttttcatataaaaatatgaatcctgaatacgttccacaatgaATTTAAagtcgaaaattattttgattcaaTTTTCAATGAGTAAATTGAATAAGTTCTACAATATTTTCCGAATTTACAAAAGTACAAATTGAACTCAAATTTCTATCAAATGCATCCCAAAAATcccaaatttaatgaaaaataattatttaattaaaattaatatagacCTCCATAGAGGAGGGCAATATGGAACATAAGAAATGGttaaagattttgaagaaaCAATTTCATAGAAATGAATTTAAACACCCAAAAAGCGtgcaattttatttagtttttatcaaTACACAGGCACACTCTAAAATCTGAACAACATTTACAAGAAAATCTTTATATAGGTCTTaagactaatttttcaaaatatcattcAGCAATGTTCGTACTTTCTGCCactttacttttttaatattatttttccacttaaaaacaaaaaattctccaATAAAGCACAAACTAGCAACCATCAATGCAAATCCCATCATTATCCAAACCCATTTCAAATCTTCAACTttcaattgttttgattttgagtgaaaaccaaaatttaactTGACAACATTTCCAACTTTCATCAATTCATAAAACGTCTTCTTTGTCCAAAATTCAAACAATCCACTTGAAAGGTTTTCCAAGATATGAAAATctaatattttcttataaattgaattttcatttatcgAAATACCTGCTagtatattttccaaaaaacacaATTCTTCACACCATCGAAACAAATCTTGGccgtaaaatttttgtttatcttcatAAGTTTTCCATTTGGGTTCGGTAACTGTGAAGCCATTTGTTGAATTTAAGGAATcacgagtttttgaaaaatccttaaaatttgtttgagcTAGAAATAAGTTTGAGTGTTTTTGCATTAGTTCAGGTCTAAGCTTGTTTAACAATTCATCGATATCAGATTGAATGGCGTTGATTTTCAAACCAGTTGATTGTAGATCATCGAAGGACCTTATAATATTCTCTTTTGGTGGATGAGTCAAGAACGATTGAAGAAATGCATCGTATGAAGTAACAATCATTATTCCCAACATAAAAATCAGTGAATAGATAAGTTTTATAGTAAAAGATGGTTTTGTTATTCCCAAGAAGGGTTCACCAAGAATTCCACGAAAGCAATCAATGTTGAAGAAGAAATCAAATATGGAAAAAGGTCGATTTGATTGTTTGATCTTATCGCTAACTGTTACTAATGCTGATAgcaatattaataaaacaattattaaaacaaacactTCCCAGTTGAAAACATATGCAAATACCTTGTATATAGGGAGGCTTGATTCCACAGGCAACATCACACCCCAATCAAAAATCATATATGGATATGAAAACCATTCATATGGAACCTTTACAATGTGAAGACCAGCTCCTGATATTTCAATTGATCCATTTAAAACGAGAAGATGCATTTGGTAAGGTGTAAGTGAGGTGTTAACACTTGAAGCATTCAATTTGGCATTGTACTTCTCTGCAAAAGCATGAAATAAATGCCCAAAAACACCACCAATATAAGTGTTACCATTTGATTTTCTTGAGATTATTACTCCGGGCTCTACTCCTCCGAAGAAAACTGGCAAAGTAGCGCCTTTTAAATCTAACATTCGATTtggaaaaatactcaaattttttttccaaatgtgCTCTTCAATTacgaaatttccaaaattgCTAAAACTATAGAAAACCGAAGGAGTCCAAAAGTCTTGAAAGACTGCTATTACATTTATCATTCTATTTTTCCAGCAGAAATCGAACAGATTCCTTAGTTCCGAATCATTTCTTGAAGAATTTTTTAGCACGAAAATTGTCTTACAGAATCGAACATGTTGAAGATCTTTTAAAAGTTGTTGTTGAAGATATAAATCACTTGAATCGAATTGAACAATAGTTAGTATGTTCTCGTTGAACTTTCCcttcaaataaaatgaagaGGTTTCACTGGCCAAAATCACTGGAATATCAAGTGAAGTTGtaatattttgtatgaatttgtCATCAAAGTTGTTTTGATCTTTAGatgattttagtaaaaaaagactttcaaatttttcaattttgataacATTTCCGATGAAGTCTACAAAATTTGAACTTATTTTAGCTTTGGTTTCTATAATTTTAGATGCGAAGATAGCCAGAAAGGCAACAAAACCTGCGATAGGAAAATTCATGACTGACAAGTTATTTGAGTCACTAATCCTATTTTATAGAATTGTTTGATTGATATAGAACTTGActccataatttttttcaatctacagACTATTTCCTACAAAATTAATAATGGTTAAACGAACACGTGTCATGGTCAGTTACTGGGAATTGACTTCTTCGGTGGAGTGTTCTTgatggatttttaatttttccacaaaattagccttagaataaatttaatattgatcacataaaatttccttttggtttcagtttttaaatagattttaattCTGCAAAAGTGTTGAAAATACGCCCTCAGAGTGTTTTCTACTCTAATTATTTTAtactttgtttataaaatttgttttaaattgaatttgcctaatttgttttttgttataggtcgtttcaaatcaaaagtcctgactcagagtttattttctcccttccaataaaattgagagcaaataaacaaaaaactcaattttattggctcattgcgacaaatcaactcaaaaataacaacaaatcatgcttgtttgaatgaaagaaatgccagagaaaaaaatcaacaaacgaaaaatctgaatttgtttattaatgatttctatggtgacgactccaaaataattgaaaaataaaaataagatatttactgcccaattatacaaatgaaaagatgtgaatagaattttatgttatgaattgctatcatacaaactggacatttctggtccatcttcacctagtcctatactAATATCTTCGGCAATGTTAttccaactgccttcaaatgataaataattaaataattgtatgtttttttgtattgtccgcggatatcgagtgatgcaagcccgggagacttgcctccgctttctgaggctaacccactgaatctcacagacggatctattaattaaaatagggatatcaagaactgttcttcattattttatcgtaattttagaaaaagttcagctgcctcataaatgctttcttc encodes:
- the LOC129919831 gene encoding uncharacterized protein LOC129919831 gives rise to the protein MHLLVLNGSIEISGAGLHIVKVPYEWFSYPYMIFDWGVMLPVESSLPIYKVFAYVFNWEVFVLIIVLLILLSALVTVSDKIKQSNRPFSIFDFFFNIDCFRGILGEPFLGITKPSFTIKLIYSLIFMLGIMIVTSYDAFLQSFLTHPPKENIIRSFDDLQSTGLKINAIQSDIDELLNKLRPELMQKHSNLFLAQTNFKDFSKTRDSLNSTNGFTVTEPKWKTYEDKQKFYGQDLFRWCEELCFLENILAVDCLNFGQRRRFMN